From the genome of Turicibacter faecis, one region includes:
- a CDS encoding MFS transporter, translating into MGKTLYEKNFNILVLGQVISLFGSSIQRFALSLYLLDLTGSAGIFSAILALSMVPVVLISPIAGMLADRGNKKRLMIGLDSLSALLLLVYVWIVFNGQDHVLVIATVMVLLSTISTIYQPVVNTCVPLIVSRDHLVRANAIIQQVASLSQFLGPILAGLLYGFFGITGVVIINLVSFLFSALLELFLEIPHQRREGQQSFKAAFMTDMKESYHYLRHENLIVCRMLLFSGFYNLFLVPVFSVATPYLIKVTFALSSEVYGWAEGMIALGMIVGGFIITYRPNHFHIKRVYQLLYLTSVSMMLMGGVVYLFHFGFIDAATSVVLFTVCGMIIMGVLGIANVLSAAYLYQAVDGAILGKILAFGSAFATLCIPLGQILFGGLLEVLSQKLYLLILMAAFFVFLVTLLVRWNVRLIKEDEKSQSI; encoded by the coding sequence ATGGGAAAAACGTTATATGAGAAAAATTTTAATATTTTAGTTTTAGGGCAAGTTATTTCGTTGTTTGGAAGTTCGATTCAACGATTTGCTTTGTCTTTGTATTTGCTGGATTTAACGGGATCGGCCGGGATTTTTTCAGCTATTTTGGCCCTTTCAATGGTTCCTGTTGTCTTGATTTCACCGATTGCGGGAATGTTAGCTGACCGGGGGAATAAAAAACGGTTAATGATAGGGCTTGATAGTTTAAGTGCTTTATTATTGCTTGTTTATGTATGGATTGTTTTTAACGGCCAAGACCATGTTTTAGTGATTGCAACAGTCATGGTTTTGTTGTCAACGATTTCTACGATTTATCAACCGGTTGTTAATACGTGTGTTCCACTGATTGTCAGCCGAGACCATTTAGTAAGAGCCAATGCCATTATTCAGCAAGTCGCTTCGTTAAGCCAATTTTTAGGTCCTATTTTGGCAGGTCTTTTATACGGCTTTTTTGGGATTACGGGTGTTGTCATCATTAATTTAGTTAGCTTTTTATTCTCTGCGCTCTTAGAGTTATTTTTGGAAATTCCGCATCAACGCCGGGAGGGACAACAATCATTTAAAGCGGCGTTTATGACCGATATGAAGGAAAGTTATCATTATTTGAGACATGAGAATTTAATTGTCTGTCGCATGCTCTTATTTTCTGGATTTTATAACTTATTTTTAGTTCCGGTCTTTAGTGTGGCAACCCCTTACTTGATTAAGGTGACGTTTGCTTTATCGTCTGAGGTTTATGGATGGGCTGAAGGGATGATTGCTCTTGGAATGATTGTCGGAGGATTCATCATTACTTATAGGCCAAACCATTTTCATATTAAACGAGTTTATCAACTTCTATATTTGACCTCTGTTTCGATGATGCTAATGGGTGGAGTTGTTTACCTTTTTCATTTCGGCTTTATTGATGCAGCGACAAGTGTTGTGCTTTTCACCGTTTGTGGAATGATTATTATGGGGGTGCTTGGAATTGCCAACGTGCTAAGCGCGGCTTATTTATATCAGGCTGTTGATGGAGCAATCCTCGGAAAAATTTTAGCCTTTGGTTCGGCGTTTGCGACGTTGTGTATTCCACTTGGACAAATATTATTTGGTGGTCTTTTAGAGGTTTTATCTCAAAAACTTTATTTGTTAATCCTTATGGCCGCGTTCTTTGTTTTTTTAGTGACCTTACTGGTCAGATGGAATGTTCGATTAATTAAAGAAGATGAAAAATCCCAGTCTATTTAA
- a CDS encoding helix-turn-helix transcriptional regulator, with amino-acid sequence MNFNVQNAEQFRHTLLQQLNFIKKNERYCSLYHHPNTKDQGHLFIYERPGYYYFAIADYTIPHAFSIHFNNPQRLMRFGTVYKGTTQFQLENKPVSSFTPSSFFVVEKNLIGTQTWQQGQHFHGAEITIYEAYFNEVIAPLLQTTISFDSFIENYTYHYLPLEVMNVIQHMQTLSQKNKLDPLRLESSILECISLIFTNIEHSPENTFTHQIDYGKVKVGNRYLKLTVTDIKSIQRAHDLLIENFATPPTIEKLSELVMLHPQKLKAGFQHYYHMTIGEFITTHRLSIATNLLCTTEMSIADIAKHVGYPYPSNFIKTFKKAFNCTPLQYKNKQ; translated from the coding sequence ATGAATTTTAACGTACAAAATGCGGAACAATTCCGTCATACACTCCTACAACAACTGAATTTTATAAAAAAAAATGAACGTTACTGTTCACTCTATCACCATCCAAACACGAAAGACCAAGGACATCTTTTCATTTATGAACGTCCTGGATACTATTATTTCGCTATCGCGGATTATACGATTCCCCACGCCTTTTCCATTCACTTTAATAACCCCCAACGCCTGATGAGATTTGGAACCGTCTATAAAGGAACGACCCAATTTCAATTAGAAAATAAACCGGTCTCCTCCTTCACACCGTCCTCTTTCTTCGTCGTCGAAAAAAACTTAATTGGGACACAAACATGGCAACAAGGGCAACATTTTCATGGCGCTGAAATTACGATTTACGAAGCTTATTTTAATGAAGTCATCGCTCCCCTATTACAAACAACCATTAGCTTCGACTCTTTTATTGAAAACTACACGTATCATTACCTGCCGCTGGAGGTGATGAACGTGATTCAACACATGCAGACCCTTTCGCAAAAAAACAAACTTGATCCTCTAAGACTAGAAAGTTCCATTCTCGAATGTATTTCGCTTATTTTCACAAATATTGAACATTCCCCTGAAAATACGTTTACCCATCAAATTGATTATGGGAAAGTAAAAGTCGGGAATCGCTATCTTAAATTAACAGTTACCGATATAAAGAGTATCCAACGAGCACATGATTTACTGATTGAAAACTTTGCCACCCCTCCTACGATTGAAAAACTAAGCGAACTTGTTATGCTTCATCCCCAAAAATTAAAGGCCGGGTTTCAACACTATTACCACATGACCATTGGAGAATTTATTACGACTCATCGCCTCTCCATTGCAACCAACCTTCTTTGCACCACGGAGATGAGTATTGCTGATATCGCCAAGCACGTCGGCTACCCTTATCCGAGTAACTTTATTAAAACCTTTAAAAAAGCCTTTAACTGTACGCCTCTCCAATACAAAAATAAACAATAA
- a CDS encoding alpha/beta hydrolase yields MKKKNVIIGSGIAATAAATVVGAATWIIGGMVYDGTVGKKPSVKAEDMPTFYAEREDKVLDTLNRYQHETVFVKSEVNDYDVETLHIKSNQETSDAMIVVHGIGSNYHEVLNVAFNYLENGYNVVVYHQRNTGLTGGDNYTFGLYERFDLEAVADYTRSLYQDGTIGVHGFSMGAATSTMQTELNEESKNVDFYILDAPYHTMESAVELGIIAEDIPLLPVGFAKWAGNVVLKAKEDLTYDDIQPVNAVKNITVPVLLIHGTEDKVTPPESSQYIYDAIPHENKELWYIEGLGHCEADSKMESEYFQHIYQFIDTHVKNTNE; encoded by the coding sequence ATGAAAAAGAAAAATGTCATTATTGGATCTGGGATTGCGGCAACGGCAGCGGCGACCGTTGTAGGTGCGGCGACTTGGATTATTGGTGGGATGGTTTATGATGGAACGGTCGGTAAAAAGCCATCCGTAAAGGCGGAAGATATGCCAACTTTTTATGCCGAGCGTGAGGATAAGGTTTTAGACACGCTTAATCGTTATCAGCATGAGACGGTTTTTGTCAAAAGTGAAGTCAATGATTATGACGTAGAAACGCTTCATATCAAATCTAATCAGGAGACATCTGACGCGATGATTGTTGTTCATGGAATTGGGAGTAACTATCATGAAGTGTTGAACGTCGCGTTCAACTATTTAGAAAATGGCTATAATGTGGTCGTTTATCATCAACGAAATACCGGATTAACGGGTGGTGATAATTATACGTTTGGATTATATGAGCGTTTTGACTTAGAGGCGGTTGCGGATTACACGCGCTCACTGTATCAAGATGGGACCATCGGCGTTCATGGATTTTCAATGGGGGCTGCCACGTCAACGATGCAAACTGAATTAAATGAAGAGAGCAAAAATGTTGATTTTTATATTTTAGATGCCCCTTACCATACGATGGAAAGTGCCGTTGAGCTTGGAATTATTGCCGAGGATATTCCGCTTTTACCTGTTGGCTTTGCGAAATGGGCCGGAAATGTCGTGTTAAAGGCAAAAGAAGATTTAACGTATGACGATATCCAACCTGTGAATGCTGTAAAAAATATTACGGTTCCTGTTCTATTGATCCATGGGACGGAAGATAAAGTGACGCCCCCAGAAAGTAGTCAATATATTTACGATGCTATTCCGCATGAGAATAAAGAGTTGTGGTATATTGAAGGACTCGGACACTGTGAGGCAGATAGTAAGATGGAGTCAGAATACTTCCAACATATCTATCAATTTATTGATACTCATGTAAAAAATACGAATGAATAA
- a CDS encoding ABC transporter ATP-binding protein yields the protein MEAIKVSQLDVAYDDKYIIKNMNLEIPKGKITMIIGSNGCGKSTLLKSIARIIMPKKGDILLNGVALKEQAPKEIAKKMAVLPQSPSVPSGLLVKELVSYGRFPYQSAMGGLKQKDIELINWAMEVTGISDFANRPVDRLSGGQRQRAWIAMALAQDTEILVLDEPTTYLDMAHQLEILLLLKKLNQEANRTIVMVLHELNNATKFADYLVGVKEGEVVFAGHPLEVVTTDHLRTLYGIEATLQLDESKQYPICVDFNIAR from the coding sequence ATGGAAGCTATTAAAGTTTCACAGTTAGACGTAGCCTATGATGATAAATACATTATTAAAAATATGAATCTTGAAATTCCTAAGGGAAAGATAACGATGATTATTGGATCGAATGGGTGTGGAAAGTCGACCTTATTAAAATCGATTGCGCGTATTATTATGCCGAAAAAAGGGGATATTTTATTAAATGGTGTCGCGTTAAAAGAGCAGGCTCCAAAGGAAATTGCGAAAAAGATGGCCGTCTTGCCACAAAGTCCATCGGTTCCATCAGGACTTTTGGTGAAGGAATTAGTGTCGTATGGTCGCTTTCCTTATCAAAGTGCGATGGGTGGTTTAAAGCAAAAAGATATTGAACTCATCAATTGGGCGATGGAAGTGACCGGCATTTCTGATTTCGCGAATCGTCCGGTCGATCGTTTATCGGGTGGACAGCGTCAGCGCGCATGGATTGCGATGGCATTAGCACAAGATACGGAAATTTTAGTCTTAGATGAACCGACGACGTATTTAGATATGGCGCATCAGCTTGAAATTTTATTATTACTAAAGAAATTAAATCAGGAAGCTAATCGGACGATTGTCATGGTTTTACACGAACTAAATAATGCCACAAAATTCGCTGATTATTTGGTTGGGGTAAAAGAAGGAGAAGTGGTTTTCGCAGGACATCCATTAGAAGTAGTGACAACGGATCATTTGAGAACGTTGTATGGGATTGAGGCAACGCTACAATTAGATGAAAGTAAGCAATATCCTATTTGTGTAGATTTTAATATCGCGCGATAG